The Pantoea vagans genome contains the following window.
TCAGGTGGGACTTATAACCACCTGTTCCTGATCGATCTGGTAAGCAAAAACCTGACCGGTAAAGAAGCCGATGCCGCGCTGGGCCGTGCAAACATCACTGTGAACAAAAACAGTGTACCAAACGATCCGAAGAGCCCATTCGTGACCTCAGGTGTGCGTATTGGTACCCCAGCGGTGACCCGTCGTGGCTTCAAAGAAGCAGAAGTTCGCGAACTGGCTGGCTGGATTGCGGATGTGCTGGACAACATCAACGACGAAGCGACCATTGAGCGCACTAAGCAGAAAGTTCTCGACATCTGTGCACGTCTGCCAGTTTATGCCTGATTTGGCATAACGTTGAAGTGATAAAAAGGATGGCGAAAGTCATCCTTTTTTTATTGTGCAACAAAAGCTTATCCAGCTGCATACCTTCACATTCCTCCTGTCTCACTATTTCCTTTTGAGTTCTGCTCTGACAAAGTAGCCGCCAAATTGGCTGCGGGCGCAGCCGACATGCCTGCGGGAGGCAAAATGACCATCGGATCGGCCAGATGGCTGGGACTCAGCTACTTCACTTATTTCTTTTGTTACGGCATCTATCTCCCTTTCTGGAGCGTTTGGCTAAAAGGCATCGGCTTAGATGCTGAGAAAATCGGCCTGCTGCTGGGATGCGGCATGGTGGCGCGATTCGTTGGCAGTTTGTTTATTGCCTCACAGGTGAAAAATCCCTCCCAACTTATTCTGGCGCTGCGGCTGCTGGCGTTAATGACCTGCTTATTCGCTTTGGGATTTTGGTTAGGCGGTCAGTGGCTCTGGCTGCTGCTGGTGATGGTGGGCTTTAATCTGTTCTTCTCACCCCTGGTGCCATTAAGCGACGCGCTGGCCGCGACCTGGACGCAGCAAATCGGTCTGGCCTATGGTCCGGTGCGCTTATGGGGATCGCTGGCGTTTGTGATCAGTTCCGCGCTCACCGGGATGATGGTCAATGCCTGGTCATCGCAGGCGATTCTGGTTTTACTGAGTTTGGGCGTACTGGTGATGTTATCCGGCATGATGCTGGTTCCGAAAACACGACCACAAGGGGATGTGCGGCAGGGAGCCAGCGGTGGATGGTCGGCGTGGCGCGACCTGCTGCGTGAAAATGCGGTTTGGCGCTTTATGCTGTGTGTGACATTAATGCAGGGCGCTCACGCGGCGTATTACAGCTTCAGTGCCATTTGGTGGCAGGACGC
Protein-coding sequences here:
- a CDS encoding 3-phenylpropionate MFS transporter, which encodes MTIGSARWLGLSYFTYFFCYGIYLPFWSVWLKGIGLDAEKIGLLLGCGMVARFVGSLFIASQVKNPSQLILALRLLALMTCLFALGFWLGGQWLWLLLVMVGFNLFFSPLVPLSDALAATWTQQIGLAYGPVRLWGSLAFVISSALTGMMVNAWSSQAILVLLSLGVLVMLSGMMLVPKTRPQGDVRQGASGGWSAWRDLLRENAVWRFMLCVTLMQGAHAAYYSFSAIWWQDAGYSTSVIGYLWSLGVVAEIVIFALSNRLFRRWSARDLLLLSCVCALVRWVMLGSSTALPLLIVAQILHCGSFTVCHLAAMRFIASRKGAEVIRLQSLYSALAMGGGIAVMTMISGVLFTHLQGHLFWVMALVALPALFLRPRAA